One segment of Vibrio orientalis CIP 102891 = ATCC 33934 DNA contains the following:
- a CDS encoding EAL domain-containing response regulator, translating into MKFNKNIVLLDDHLIQLKMLKRSLVALGAETVSCFDNVDEALAFVEIHSVDLIICDLSMPHKDGIDMLLMLNQLGFKGEVAIISAMDLPIIATVKSMCEGFSFDLIAEISKPFKAEVLQELVSHQRRVSLSVPRTRYDVTDESFIIGLANGELCNYYQPQVELHTGTVVGVEALARWRHPTLGILTPDVFLPIVERCNLSCELLDIVVNNAFKDMKAGLLPRNVSINVDQFNLEQPYFADSLIEKCNQSNIDPARLTIEITEEYAYKKNTSLFKNLAKLRINDINISIDDFGTGHSTLENLYALPFNEIKIDRSFVMNCEQDTKKQKIIKFICNLASEFKTKVVAEGVESYECWKLLKEINVDICQGYYISKPVPVNEIKNIFRVDYEEI; encoded by the coding sequence GTGAAGTTTAACAAAAATATAGTGTTGCTTGATGATCATCTTATTCAGTTAAAGATGCTCAAACGAAGCTTAGTTGCATTAGGTGCTGAAACGGTGTCTTGCTTTGACAACGTTGATGAAGCTTTGGCATTTGTAGAAATACACTCAGTAGACTTGATCATTTGCGATTTAAGCATGCCTCATAAAGATGGTATCGACATGCTACTAATGTTGAATCAATTAGGCTTCAAAGGGGAAGTTGCGATTATCAGCGCGATGGATTTACCTATCATTGCGACGGTGAAATCAATGTGTGAAGGCTTCTCTTTTGACCTTATTGCGGAGATATCGAAACCCTTTAAAGCAGAAGTGTTGCAAGAGCTGGTGAGTCATCAGCGTAGAGTCTCTCTAAGTGTTCCGCGGACACGCTATGACGTTACCGATGAGAGCTTTATCATCGGTTTAGCAAACGGTGAGTTATGTAACTACTACCAGCCTCAAGTTGAGCTTCACACTGGTACTGTTGTTGGGGTAGAAGCACTCGCACGATGGCGTCATCCGACGCTAGGCATACTGACGCCCGATGTGTTTTTGCCGATAGTAGAACGTTGTAACTTATCGTGCGAGCTGTTGGACATTGTCGTTAACAATGCTTTTAAGGATATGAAAGCTGGGCTTCTACCAAGAAATGTGTCGATCAATGTTGATCAGTTCAATTTAGAGCAACCTTACTTCGCTGACAGCCTCATTGAAAAATGTAATCAATCGAATATCGATCCGGCAAGGCTGACCATCGAAATTACGGAAGAGTATGCTTACAAAAAAAATACATCGCTATTTAAAAACTTAGCCAAGTTAAGAATAAACGATATCAATATATCCATCGATGACTTTGGCACAGGGCATTCGACACTCGAAAACTTATATGCATTACCGTTTAATGAGATAAAAATTGACCGTTCATTTGTGATGAACTGTGAACAAGATACTAAGAAACAAAAAATAATAAAATTCATCTGTAATTTAGCCAGTGAGTTTAAAACAAAAGTAGTTGCTGAAGGTGTGGAAAGTTACGAGTGTTGGAAGTTATTGAAAGAAATTAACGTTGATATTTGTCAAGGTTACTACATCAGTAAGCCCGTTCCGGTAAATGAAATTAAGAATATATTTAGAGTTGATTATGAAGAAATTTAA
- a CDS encoding response regulator transcription factor, translating to MKKFNILVFDDHPLVGVAIKATLSLMSCVDSISSVYSFRSALDVIKNKNINFVILDINLSDGDGYDFYRRIKSHGYQGKVLFYSAEESSLYSKLAFKSGADGYVCKSEHQEILRDAVEGISNGYTFFKFKSDKSGYENEEQVTLSNREAMVMSHLLNGKTNKDIGQLLKISDKTVSTYKKRLFDKYSVNNLVELIKVVNV from the coding sequence ATGAAGAAATTTAATATTTTGGTTTTTGATGATCACCCTCTAGTAGGAGTAGCAATAAAGGCAACTTTAAGCTTAATGAGTTGTGTGGATTCTATATCTTCAGTTTATTCTTTTAGAAGTGCTTTGGATGTTATTAAAAATAAAAATATTAACTTTGTTATTCTAGATATAAATTTATCTGATGGAGATGGTTACGACTTTTATCGACGTATTAAGTCTCATGGCTATCAAGGGAAGGTATTATTCTACTCAGCAGAAGAAAGCTCACTATATAGTAAATTGGCATTTAAATCTGGAGCGGATGGTTATGTTTGTAAATCAGAGCATCAGGAAATTCTTCGTGATGCTGTAGAGGGCATTTCTAACGGTTACACCTTCTTCAAATTCAAGAGTGATAAATCTGGGTATGAGAATGAAGAACAAGTCACACTCTCAAATCGTGAGGCTATGGTGATGAGCCATTTATTGAATGGAAAAACTAACAAAGATATCGGACAGTTGTTGAAAATCAGTGATAAGACGGTGAGTACTTACAAAAAGCGGTTATTTGATAAGTACAGTGTGAATAATTTGGTGGAACTGATTAAGGTGGTAAATGTATGA
- a CDS encoding sensor domain-containing diguanylate cyclase, whose protein sequence is MNVKDHKWNVAFNSLALAFISYSIIFILYSISEVADKKANFAYATEYLDKQKQRLVYTSLFVNTVFHINGDKLNKIYDESGTYGLDIYVYPVTGGDLEIKGKEEIIVSSMIYAFGNMNSFIGKENSLIYYRSYENDGKLMSFSRLDDFQFDKNMFNQERCQMYNLCSTYATKESLSDRLLVSSIYNDTITGSKTITLSSPVIDQGKVIGDISADIYFDMSILAQEASISSRDQGGMNYIYVDYPQYPMGELSFRSSYVIDNKSTLVFELPISKLILDTLPFFVLSLVISLFATVHYMQYKIQKKRFSEVYEESNRDEMTGLYNRKVFSTPEFLSDTLNQTIAILAIDGNKLKTINDTYGHHCGDAAIKHIAEAMKGVFRDTDYVVRSGGDEFLVILPGCPTPRVMELKEKLKKEVARKKVRPYNMEVSVSVGIAFKRPEEELEYALIAADENLYRDKAQPSDEPEGLDKAC, encoded by the coding sequence ATGAATGTAAAAGACCACAAATGGAATGTTGCATTTAATTCACTTGCTCTTGCATTTATCTCCTACTCTATTATTTTCATCTTATATTCGATTTCTGAAGTTGCTGATAAAAAAGCAAATTTTGCTTATGCTACAGAATATCTTGATAAACAAAAGCAACGATTAGTATATACATCTCTTTTTGTAAATACCGTTTTCCACATAAATGGAGATAAGTTAAATAAAATTTATGATGAGAGCGGTACGTATGGTCTCGATATCTATGTTTATCCAGTTACAGGTGGAGATTTAGAAATCAAAGGCAAAGAGGAAATTATAGTCTCCTCTATGATTTATGCATTTGGAAATATGAATTCATTTATAGGGAAAGAAAATTCATTAATATATTATCGTTCGTACGAAAATGACGGTAAATTAATGTCATTTAGTAGGCTTGACGATTTTCAATTTGACAAAAATATGTTCAACCAAGAACGATGTCAGATGTATAACTTGTGTTCTACCTATGCGACTAAGGAGTCTCTATCTGATCGATTACTTGTTTCAAGTATTTATAACGATACCATCACGGGCTCCAAAACGATTACGTTATCCAGTCCAGTTATTGATCAAGGGAAGGTCATTGGAGACATTAGCGCAGATATTTATTTTGATATGTCTATATTAGCGCAGGAAGCTTCAATTTCTAGCCGTGATCAAGGTGGTATGAACTACATTTATGTTGACTATCCTCAGTACCCAATGGGGGAGCTTTCCTTTCGCTCTTCTTATGTTATTGATAATAAATCAACACTGGTATTTGAGCTGCCAATTAGTAAATTAATTTTGGATACTCTCCCTTTTTTCGTATTGTCATTGGTTATTTCTCTATTCGCTACGGTTCATTACATGCAATACAAGATTCAAAAGAAGAGGTTTTCTGAGGTATACGAAGAGTCTAATCGTGACGAGATGACGGGGTTATACAACCGAAAAGTGTTTAGTACTCCAGAATTTTTGTCTGATACTTTGAATCAAACCATCGCAATTTTAGCAATTGATGGTAATAAATTGAAAACGATCAATGACACTTACGGTCACCATTGTGGCGACGCGGCAATTAAGCATATTGCAGAAGCGATGAAAGGAGTGTTTAGAGATACTGACTATGTAGTGCGATCAGGCGGCGATGAGTTCCTTGTGATCTTACCGGGCTGTCCAACACCAAGAGTAATGGAGCTTAAAGAAAAGCTTAAGAAAGAAGTAGCGCGTAAAAAAGTGCGTCCTTACAACATGGAAGTCTCTGTTAGTGTTGGTATCGCGTTCAAAAGACCCGAGGAAGAGTTGGAGTACGCTTTGATTGCAGCGGACGAGAACCTTTACCGTGATAAAGCGCAACCAAGTGATGAGCCTGAGGGTTTAGATAAAGCGTGCTAG
- a CDS encoding PPC domain-containing DNA-binding protein, with amino-acid sequence MITPIALRLVKGDDLKLALQRLVERHQIQAGSIASCVGCFTQFTIRLAGATQTLQLNEPLEIVSIMGTLTPDHQHVHLSVAKESGEVVGGHLMEGCLIDTTAELIIHSYHNMSFDREFDEQTGFTELVVHHHKGL; translated from the coding sequence TTGATCACACCTATCGCTCTGCGTCTTGTAAAAGGCGACGATCTCAAACTGGCGCTCCAACGTTTAGTTGAAAGGCATCAAATTCAAGCAGGCAGTATTGCCTCTTGCGTGGGCTGCTTTACTCAGTTCACGATCCGTCTCGCAGGCGCTACACAAACCTTACAACTGAATGAGCCGCTGGAGATTGTTTCTATCATGGGCACACTGACTCCAGACCACCAACATGTTCACCTTTCCGTCGCAAAAGAGAGCGGTGAAGTGGTTGGTGGGCACTTAATGGAAGGATGTCTGATCGATACAACTGCTGAGCTGATTATCCATAGCTATCACAATATGAGTTTTGATCGAGAGTTTGATGAACAAACGGGCTTTACTGAACTCGTTGTTCATCATCATAAAGGGCTTTAA
- a CDS encoding DUF1496 domain-containing protein, giving the protein MTRFILVILALFSWPTMANIITTPAKPVIGINASEIAKRVCYYQDQAYSDGAILQVGEHYMVCKEANDFETNGALKWVHLDTGSAPKQQESEQVPKAGKRYSVN; this is encoded by the coding sequence ATGACGCGATTCATTCTAGTTATTTTGGCTCTTTTTAGCTGGCCGACTATGGCAAACATCATCACTACGCCAGCAAAACCCGTGATTGGTATTAACGCATCCGAGATTGCGAAACGCGTCTGTTATTACCAAGATCAAGCTTATTCAGATGGTGCGATCCTTCAAGTTGGAGAGCACTATATGGTGTGTAAAGAAGCCAATGACTTTGAGACCAATGGTGCCCTTAAATGGGTGCATTTAGACACGGGTTCCGCGCCTAAGCAACAAGAGTCTGAGCAGGTGCCAAAAGCGGGTAAGCGCTATTCTGTTAACTGA
- a CDS encoding pyridoxal-phosphate dependent enzyme: MKLANTPITQHQFDGIPFFLKRDDQLHSHFSGNKARKFMALLELEATNIDTLICYGSAQANSLYSLAALSAIKGWQLEFYVDRIPNWLMDNPIGNYRGALDLGAKVIPVADSHLHPVDYIEQIRQPDQSCLVIPEGGRTTMSKQGINQLASEILSWSRFETNHQFVVALPAGTGTTALYLHNYLKPHGIEVLTCPCVGGKDYLVQQFIELGESDHPTILELETKHHFGKLYQQDYAVWQQLLSETDIEFDLLYDPMMWRCLQSWYKDNLDKTIIYVHQGGILGNESMLPRYERKYGVI, encoded by the coding sequence ATGAAGCTTGCCAATACTCCCATTACACAGCACCAATTTGATGGCATTCCTTTTTTTCTAAAGCGCGATGACCAACTGCATAGCCATTTTAGTGGCAATAAAGCGCGTAAGTTTATGGCGTTGTTGGAACTCGAAGCCACAAACATCGACACGCTGATCTGTTATGGCAGCGCACAAGCAAATAGTCTTTACTCTTTGGCAGCACTGTCCGCTATCAAAGGCTGGCAACTGGAGTTCTATGTCGACCGCATCCCCAACTGGTTGATGGACAACCCTATTGGCAACTATCGTGGTGCATTAGATCTCGGTGCAAAGGTGATCCCAGTGGCAGACTCTCACCTACATCCCGTCGATTACATCGAACAAATACGCCAGCCAGACCAAAGTTGCCTTGTCATTCCAGAGGGTGGAAGGACAACGATGTCAAAACAAGGTATCAACCAGCTCGCTAGCGAAATCTTGTCTTGGAGCCGCTTTGAGACCAACCATCAGTTTGTTGTTGCTCTCCCTGCAGGTACAGGGACAACGGCGCTTTACCTGCACAACTATCTCAAGCCTCATGGCATAGAAGTACTGACTTGCCCATGTGTTGGCGGCAAAGATTACTTGGTCCAGCAATTCATTGAACTTGGCGAGTCTGACCACCCGACCATTCTTGAGCTAGAAACCAAACACCACTTCGGCAAACTCTACCAGCAAGATTACGCCGTTTGGCAGCAACTCCTATCAGAGACAGACATTGAATTTGACCTGCTCTATGACCCTATGATGTGGCGCTGTCTTCAATCATGGTATAAAGATAACTTAGATAAGACGATTATTTATGTCCACCAAGGCGGCATCTTAGGCAACGAAAGTATGCTGCCACGCTATGAACGAAAGTATGGTGTGATTTAG
- a CDS encoding sensor histidine kinase, whose translation MMLNASFSNTKTLTGHLAIFFTVVSITVGIVSFVIFYLALQWSEDRVGERRILIDRDAAVARFLSGETGAVRLDELTVAYNDMTLVPEVYREFLQVKESYLGEVGEDFNPLSHMVFKGQYTDQGKTKPIVLLTLIDRVEFDVDELLYSGTIVVMLVATLMFVFGTILYRLSIRLIEPLNDITAQLNQDSIDVEQAFSIQPQSAQEFHLLTDRLNQYRSELNHTLKREQAFARYASHELRTPLTVVKGANKLLMRAESTDFQNRQIQRIEDATNEMITMVDALLSIVRYERNAGDAPLRAITKDEIESILESSAIQASCKHLDIELSYSDSPVTRATEPVINMILGNLLRNAIAATEQGTISVNISKQQLVIIDDGSGLKEVPNSEGHGLGLLIVDDLCQRYQWQFDIQNHHSRGCIATIKFDPV comes from the coding sequence ATGATGCTCAACGCCTCTTTTTCTAACACCAAAACCCTTACGGGCCACTTGGCGATTTTTTTCACGGTCGTGTCTATTACGGTCGGCATCGTTAGCTTTGTCATCTTTTACCTTGCCCTGCAGTGGTCGGAAGACAGAGTGGGCGAAAGACGTATCTTGATTGATAGAGATGCCGCTGTCGCTCGCTTCTTAAGTGGCGAAACAGGGGCAGTAAGGTTGGATGAACTCACCGTCGCGTATAATGATATGACGTTGGTCCCCGAAGTGTATCGTGAGTTCCTCCAAGTGAAAGAAAGCTATCTTGGCGAAGTGGGGGAAGATTTTAACCCTCTTTCCCATATGGTGTTCAAAGGGCAATATACCGACCAAGGAAAAACCAAGCCTATCGTACTATTAACCTTAATCGATCGAGTCGAATTCGACGTAGACGAACTGCTCTACTCAGGAACAATTGTGGTCATGTTAGTGGCGACACTGATGTTTGTTTTTGGCACGATACTCTATCGTCTATCTATTCGCCTGATTGAACCTCTTAACGATATCACCGCACAGCTCAATCAAGATTCAATCGATGTAGAGCAGGCGTTTTCCATCCAGCCTCAATCAGCGCAAGAGTTTCACTTATTGACTGACAGGCTTAACCAATACCGCTCCGAATTAAATCACACGCTCAAACGCGAACAAGCATTCGCCCGCTATGCCAGTCATGAGCTAAGAACCCCTCTTACCGTGGTCAAAGGTGCAAACAAACTGCTGATGCGCGCAGAATCAACCGATTTCCAAAACCGCCAGATTCAGCGTATTGAAGACGCCACAAATGAAATGATCACCATGGTCGACGCGCTACTGTCAATTGTTCGCTACGAGAGAAATGCTGGTGATGCTCCGCTAAGAGCAATAACCAAAGATGAGATCGAATCAATTCTTGAAAGCAGTGCTATCCAAGCATCGTGTAAACATCTTGATATCGAACTGTCATACAGTGACTCACCCGTCACCCGTGCTACAGAGCCGGTGATAAACATGATTCTAGGCAATCTTCTACGCAACGCTATCGCGGCTACTGAGCAAGGCACTATTAGCGTTAATATTTCCAAACAGCAGTTGGTAATTATTGATGACGGCTCAGGATTAAAAGAAGTACCAAACTCTGAAGGCCACGGGCTTGGGCTGCTCATTGTCGACGACTTATGCCAGCGCTACCAATGGCAATTTGATATTCAAAATCATCATTCTAGGGGATGTATAGCGACAATAAAGTTTGATCCAGTTTGA
- a CDS encoding response regulator transcription factor: protein MNKVLLVEDNREVAGILFDYFECEGMELDYADNGELGLQLALEGTFDLILLDLMLPRMDGLTVCNKLREAGVNTPVLMLTALDNREDMLKGFKHGADDYLTKPFDLEILEARIQALIKRYRGQVASTVLQFSSLRIDQKTRQAFREDKLLALNPTTYTILELLCQKAPEVVTRQELSEKLWQESEPNNDVLRSHIYQLRNQLDKPFARPMLTTIPKIGFRLEEL from the coding sequence ATGAACAAGGTATTGCTAGTTGAAGATAACCGTGAAGTTGCAGGCATCTTATTTGATTACTTCGAATGTGAAGGAATGGAATTAGATTACGCAGACAATGGCGAACTTGGACTTCAACTCGCATTAGAAGGAACGTTCGACCTCATTTTGCTTGATCTCATGCTGCCTCGTATGGATGGCCTGACGGTTTGTAACAAGCTAAGAGAAGCTGGAGTGAATACACCTGTCTTGATGCTCACTGCGCTTGATAACCGTGAGGACATGCTGAAAGGGTTTAAGCATGGCGCAGACGACTACTTAACCAAGCCATTTGATCTAGAAATCTTGGAAGCTCGCATTCAAGCTTTGATAAAGCGCTATCGGGGACAAGTAGCCAGTACGGTCTTGCAATTTTCAAGCTTAAGAATCGATCAAAAAACCCGTCAAGCGTTTCGAGAAGATAAGCTGTTGGCACTCAACCCAACCACCTACACCATACTGGAACTACTGTGTCAAAAAGCCCCTGAAGTCGTCACTCGTCAAGAACTCTCAGAAAAGCTTTGGCAAGAAAGTGAACCGAATAACGACGTGCTTCGCAGTCATATTTATCAGCTCAGAAACCAATTGGACAAGCCGTTTGCTAGGCCTATGCTGACCACCATTCCTAAGATTGGTTTTCGTTTAGAGGAACTATGA
- a CDS encoding glycosyltransferase family 2 protein, whose amino-acid sequence MGIVTSVPDYKSAAITLSVIVPYFNEQEVLPELHARLTAVLDQLPDSSEIIYIDDGSTDDSLSLVNHFESLTSSIQSVALSRNFGKESAMSAGLEYSNGLAVIVIDADLQDPPELIPDMLAKWREGYDVVNMQRQERLGETWFKRQSAAAFYRLLNSMVKSEIPENVGDFRLLSREVVDHINALPERNRYMKGIFAWPGFKQTTIQFQRDARFCGETKWNYLKLIGLAVDGITSFSIRPLRIATVLGSLIALSAFIYGMMIVGKTILFGDPVTGYPSMMVVQLALGGIQLLCVGVMGEYIGRIFIETKQRPLYLVQSIAEKQPQHTLQAMEKRA is encoded by the coding sequence ATGGGTATCGTTACTTCTGTTCCAGACTACAAAAGCGCCGCGATCACGCTCAGTGTCATCGTGCCATATTTTAATGAGCAAGAAGTCTTACCCGAACTTCATGCTCGTCTTACCGCAGTGCTAGATCAATTGCCCGATTCTAGTGAGATCATTTATATCGATGATGGTAGCACAGACGATAGTTTAAGCCTTGTGAATCATTTTGAGTCATTAACGTCATCGATTCAAAGTGTTGCTCTGAGTCGTAATTTTGGTAAAGAGTCAGCGATGAGCGCAGGGCTTGAATACAGCAATGGCTTAGCGGTGATTGTTATTGATGCCGACTTGCAAGATCCCCCAGAATTGATTCCAGACATGCTAGCTAAATGGCGAGAAGGCTATGACGTGGTCAATATGCAGCGACAGGAAAGACTTGGTGAAACTTGGTTCAAGCGCCAATCGGCTGCGGCATTCTATCGTTTACTCAACTCTATGGTTAAGTCTGAAATTCCTGAAAATGTCGGTGATTTTCGTCTTTTGTCACGTGAGGTCGTTGATCACATCAATGCTTTACCGGAAAGAAATCGTTACATGAAGGGCATCTTCGCTTGGCCTGGCTTCAAGCAAACAACCATTCAGTTTCAGCGTGATGCGCGCTTTTGCGGTGAAACGAAATGGAACTACCTCAAATTAATTGGGCTTGCGGTTGATGGGATTACTTCGTTTTCTATCCGCCCGCTGCGTATTGCTACGGTGCTTGGCAGTCTGATTGCGTTGAGCGCCTTTATCTACGGCATGATGATCGTTGGCAAAACCATACTATTTGGCGACCCGGTAACCGGCTATCCGTCAATGATGGTCGTGCAACTTGCCTTGGGTGGAATACAACTGCTGTGTGTCGGCGTGATGGGTGAATATATCGGCCGTATCTTTATCGAGACTAAGCAGCGTCCCCTCTACCTCGTTCAATCAATAGCAGAAAAACAACCCCAACACACATTACAAGCAATGGAGAAAAGAGCGTGA
- a CDS encoding ArnT family glycosyltransferase: MNFNRVHLWAILGAALFIRLLSLGAYPLMDTTEARYGEMARLMVETGNWVTPQFDYGVPFWGKPPLFTWMSAYGIEAFGISEFAVRVPHWLAGVLVIIIMAMFAKRMGYSGLITAVVLATCGIFSIAAGAVMTDMALTLGMTIAMLGFYLCWLSYEQEKPNQAWGYIGFFGLAIGLLAKGPLVIVLMGFAVFPWLIIQHGVLGAFKQLWRRFPIVFGSVLMLVIALPWYVMAEQATPGFIDYFIVGEHFKRFLVSGWEGDLYGSAHDEIRGTIWLFWGYSAAPWSIVLPALFWFKRKALSSVISPKHGLFSLLMLWMVAPLILFTFSGNILPAYVLPGIPAIGLLIAILVSDTTEDLKWFKVVSSIVPVLLIGAVVFIQLGTGDKKSDKVIFNMSDPNVDTYYVGKRPFSGQFYSYGKAQLLTDESVLDSLDKVQLIGQKEDVDLVVQERSLNCIIEFTSKSRRSLYRCEAN, from the coding sequence GTGAATTTCAACCGAGTTCATCTTTGGGCAATTTTAGGTGCAGCGCTGTTTATTCGGCTATTAAGCCTTGGGGCCTATCCACTTATGGACACCACCGAGGCGAGATATGGCGAGATGGCACGGCTCATGGTTGAGACGGGAAACTGGGTGACTCCTCAGTTTGACTATGGTGTGCCATTTTGGGGCAAGCCACCACTGTTTACTTGGATGAGTGCCTATGGCATTGAAGCTTTCGGTATTAGTGAGTTTGCAGTGCGCGTACCTCATTGGTTAGCGGGTGTGCTCGTCATCATCATAATGGCGATGTTTGCTAAGCGTATGGGCTATAGTGGTTTGATCACAGCAGTGGTGCTTGCGACGTGCGGTATTTTCTCTATTGCAGCAGGTGCTGTCATGACGGATATGGCGCTGACATTGGGCATGACTATCGCGATGCTTGGGTTTTATTTGTGTTGGCTGAGCTATGAACAAGAAAAACCGAATCAAGCCTGGGGTTACATCGGTTTTTTTGGTCTTGCGATCGGACTGTTAGCGAAAGGACCATTAGTTATCGTCCTGATGGGGTTCGCGGTTTTTCCTTGGTTAATCATTCAACATGGTGTGTTGGGTGCGTTTAAACAGCTTTGGCGACGATTCCCAATCGTGTTTGGCTCTGTATTAATGCTGGTAATTGCACTGCCATGGTACGTGATGGCCGAACAGGCAACACCTGGTTTTATTGATTACTTTATTGTGGGTGAGCATTTTAAACGTTTCTTAGTCAGCGGCTGGGAAGGGGACTTGTACGGCAGTGCACATGATGAAATTCGCGGCACCATTTGGCTGTTCTGGGGTTACTCTGCCGCGCCTTGGTCTATCGTTTTACCTGCCCTGTTTTGGTTTAAACGCAAAGCGTTAAGCTCTGTAATTTCACCTAAACATGGCTTATTTAGCCTATTAATGTTGTGGATGGTCGCTCCGCTTATCTTGTTTACCTTTTCAGGAAATATTCTTCCAGCGTATGTGCTTCCGGGTATCCCAGCCATTGGCTTATTGATAGCCATTTTAGTTTCAGATACAACGGAAGATCTTAAATGGTTCAAAGTAGTGTCGAGTATCGTTCCCGTACTACTGATCGGGGCGGTGGTGTTTATTCAGCTAGGGACGGGTGACAAGAAAAGTGACAAGGTGATTTTTAATATGAGCGATCCAAATGTCGACACCTATTACGTGGGGAAAAGACCTTTCTCGGGCCAGTTTTATAGCTACGGAAAAGCACAACTATTGACTGATGAAAGTGTGTTGGACTCGCTAGATAAAGTCCAATTGATTGGACAGAAAGAGGATGTTGATCTAGTTGTACAAGAGAGGTCACTCAACTGCATCATAGAATTTACGTCGAAAAGTCGTCGTTCTCTCTATCGATGTGAGGCTAATTAA
- a CDS encoding GtrA family protein has product MAHRLAKFALVGGIGFIADACAFALCFYLLEIPLIGSRLIAFVVAATVTWFGNRTFTFASQDRALAKQWLKFMSVACISAIPNFLAFKTILLLFGETGVMPMAALVVGVLVGMVSNYLFSSLWVFNKAH; this is encoded by the coding sequence ATGGCGCATCGTCTAGCTAAATTCGCACTAGTAGGAGGCATCGGCTTTATTGCCGATGCTTGTGCGTTTGCATTGTGTTTCTACCTGCTGGAAATCCCGCTCATCGGTAGCAGACTTATTGCGTTTGTCGTTGCGGCGACCGTCACTTGGTTTGGCAATCGAACTTTTACGTTTGCGAGTCAAGACCGCGCATTAGCAAAACAGTGGCTCAAATTTATGAGTGTCGCGTGCATCTCCGCAATTCCCAATTTTCTCGCTTTTAAAACCATTTTGTTGCTGTTTGGTGAAACTGGCGTCATGCCGATGGCTGCTTTAGTGGTAGGAGTATTGGTCGGGATGGTCAGTAATTATCTGTTTAGCTCCTTGTGGGTGTTCAACAAAGCGCATTAA
- a CDS encoding TetR/AcrR family transcriptional regulator, with protein sequence MPVRNSTKEKILDVAEALFAEHGFKDTSLRTITSKAGVNLASVNYHFGDKKTLVRAVLNRYLEAFMPAVQDALINLNLNDQYEMAEVFESLRGPLRNLNDVRPNGTSRFMLLIGRGYTDVQGHLRWFITTRYSEVLQLFTQSVMKANPKLTQEELFWRLHFTLGTCVFTMASSQALLEIAENDYGKAMDAKSVVDQLIPFLAAGVAAE encoded by the coding sequence ATGCCAGTGAGAAATTCTACTAAAGAGAAAATCCTTGATGTTGCTGAGGCTCTATTTGCAGAACATGGCTTCAAAGATACCTCCCTACGCACGATCACCAGCAAGGCGGGCGTTAACCTTGCGTCGGTTAACTATCATTTTGGTGATAAGAAAACCTTGGTAAGAGCAGTACTCAATCGATACCTAGAAGCATTTATGCCAGCGGTTCAAGATGCACTGATCAACCTGAACTTAAATGATCAATATGAGATGGCGGAGGTGTTTGAGTCTTTGAGAGGACCGTTGCGTAATCTTAATGACGTCAGACCAAACGGAACCAGCCGTTTTATGCTGTTGATTGGCCGCGGTTACACTGATGTGCAAGGCCATTTACGTTGGTTTATCACCACTCGATACTCTGAAGTTTTGCAGTTATTTACCCAATCGGTCATGAAAGCCAATCCGAAATTGACTCAAGAAGAGTTGTTCTGGCGCTTGCATTTTACCTTGGGGACGTGCGTTTTCACCATGGCATCAAGCCAAGCGCTACTAGAAATTGCAGAAAACGATTATGGCAAAGCGATGGACGCTAAGTCTGTTGTAGACCAACTAATTCCATTTTTAGCAGCCGGAGTTGCTGCGGAATAA